From Xiphophorus maculatus strain JP 163 A chromosome 12, X_maculatus-5.0-male, whole genome shotgun sequence, the proteins below share one genomic window:
- the rsph14 gene encoding radial spoke head 14 homolog — translation MTTAVMDPNRAPVAFGRRAVPQLFEQLQVQDPAHKVRALTSLCDLVHEPERLYQTVTGGFLKQLQVLLQDEDAAVRSKTCELLQLVMNHSIGRSALLASSLLTPLSDLMDDPSASCRTNAHRVLSSLAQQPAGAEALLSLVHKLMLKLCQLEEVRQEKQEEEQELLLSTLTSCSRLDPLPALASDGVRVLGQTLTHTSPSIRREAAAALMALSVPADGKQQVCDQGILSNLLVLLHDRNLDVQTNAAGVIMNTVIIRPGKYLCLELGVIPVLLELLSEEEDEEQKKRRKTLVIYCLRALTALSEAPEGRVILSTALPLLERRRNEQDEDVRRAARTAIKVVTWKP, via the exons ATGACAACAGCAGTGATGGACCCGAACCGGGCCCCGGTGGCGTTCGGCCGCCGCGCCGTCCCGCAGCTGTTCGAGCAGCTGCAGGTCCAAGACCCCGCCCACAAGGTGCGCGCTCTGACGTCACTCTGCGACCTGGTCCACGAGCCGGAGCGGCTGTACCAGACCGTGACTGGAG GtttcctgaagcagctgcaggttctgctgcaggaCGAGGATGCTGCAGTCAGGAGCAAAACCTGCGAGCTGCTGCAACTGGTCATGAACCACAGCATCGGCAG GTCGGCTCTGCTGGCCTCCTCCCTCCTCACTCCGCTCTCCGACCTGATGGACGACCCGTCGGCCTCCTGCAGGACCAACGCCCACCGGGTGCTGAGCAGCCTGGCTCAGCAGCCTGCAG GCGCTGAGGCTCTGCTCTCTCTGGTCCACAAGCTGATGCTGAAGTTGTGTCAGTTGGAGGAGGTGCGGCAggagaagcaggaggaggagcaggagctgCTCCTCTCCACCCTGACCTCCTGCTCCAGGCTGGACCCTCTGCCGGCTCTGGCCTCCGACGGCGTCCGCGTCCTGGGCCAGACGCTCACACACACCTCCCCAAGCATCCGCAGGGAGGCGGCGGCCGCCCTGATGGCGCTCAG TGTTCCTGCTGACGGGAAGCAGCAGGTCTGCGATCAGGGAATCCTCTCCaatcttctggttctgctgcatgACAGGAACCTGGACGTTCAGACCAACGCCGCCGGAGTCATCATGAACACCGTCATCATCCGCCCAG GTAAATACCTGTGTCTGGAGCTGGGCGTCATCCCCGTCCTCCTCGAGCTGCTgtctgaggaggaggatgaggagcagaagaagaggaggaagactcTGGTCATCTACTGCCTGAGGGCCCTGACGGCGCTGTCCGAGGCCCCGGAGGGCCGCGTCATCCTGAGCACAGCGCTCCCCCTGCTGGAGCGGAGGAGAAACGAGCAGGACGAGGACGTGCGGCGCGCGGCGCGGACCGCCATCAAGGTGGTCACCTGGAAGCCCTGA
- the LOC111610269 gene encoding uncharacterized protein LOC111610269 → MMAGWRQTWRLLVIFSLLILTNQSEMRGEAEPQRNVAGRAAHLLTKVLDAFLVGSDQQTMADRLQSAAEISPSCTQEVLVPTRSTDPSDGNTGQENGSEPQQRLPVSRKLLCNQTVCESEPDQQNPQMDQAAHEADPVSRTSRTAPSPDGPLVEFDQQQIVMLADDEVVRTAAASLYHKHPAVSSLHAVRPQHRVRQVKGQAAPLSERSSLVLVGHGAREPSGEMRISGYSYRDVARIIKGPPGSARRSKPLQWWPAAWDRTAASHQLCCRRCTKPAWRRSCTCGRPPSRWRRRETS, encoded by the exons atGATGGCAGGATGGAGGCAGACATGGAGACTCCTGGTCATCTTCAGCCTCCTCATCCTCACCAACCAGTCTG AGATGAGAGGAGAAGCTGAACCTCAGAGGAACGTCGCAGGAAGAGCTGCACATCTCCTCACCAAG GTTCTGGACGCCTTCTTGGTTGGTTCTGACCAGCAGACGATGGCGGACCGGCTGCAAAGCGCTGCAGAGATCTCTCCCAGCTGCACACAGGAAGTTCTGGTTCCGACCCGCAGCACCGACCCATCAGACGGAAACACCGGGCAGGAAAACGGGTCGGAACCGCAGCAGCGTCTCCCGGTCAGCAGAAAGCTCCTCTGCAACCAGACAGTCTGTGAGTCAGAACCCGACCAGCAGAACCCTCAGATGGATCAAGCAGCGCATGAAGCCGACCCGGtttccagaacctccagaaccgcCCCGAGCCCAGATGGTCCCCTGGTAGAGTTTGACCAGCAGCAGATCGTCATGTTAGCAGACGATGAGGTGGTGagaacagctgcagcttctctctACCACAAACATCCAGCGGTCAGTTCGCTTCACGCCGTCCGTCCCCAGCACAGAGTCcggcaggtcaaaggtcaggcgGCGCCTCTGTCGGAACGCAGCAGCCTGGTTCTGGTGGGTCACGGAGCCAGAGAGCCTTCAGGAGAGATGAGGATATCAGGGTACAGCTACCGAGACGTGGCCAGGATCATTAAAGGTCCTCCAGGATCGGCCAGAAGATCCAAACCACTGCAGTGGTGGCCTGCGGCGTGGGATCGGACCGCCGCTTCCCACCAGCTCTGCTGCAGACGCTGCACGAAGCCGGCCTGGAGACGGAGCTGCACCTGTGGAAGACCGCCGTCCAGGTGGCGGAGACGGGAGACGTCCTGA